The Algoriphagus sp. TR-M9 genome has a window encoding:
- a CDS encoding DUF5627 domain-containing protein, which yields MKNTSYIILALCLFLASCKNEDWEFPDFDYQTVYFAYQYPVRTLTLGDDIFDTSMDNEGKFKIVATTGGVYSSPQDVHLDVVVDESLTEGLMFDSDGNMVEPLPSEYYQLTAQTITIPKGEVTGGVEIQLNSGFFNDPKAIKNAYVLPLRITQISNADSILSGVPQVENPQRNNPNNWAVQPKDFVLYALKYVNPYHGNYLRRGQDVIKGTEGNTSLDQTVTRHMEFVVDDEVNSLHTRSLNEVEFPLSFPGVDGENITADLLLTFDEDGNCTVSPLGNGYTATGTGKFVSKGEKNSWGNQDRDVLYLDYQINLQEMQIETMDTLVVRDRGVGFETFTPVNSNN from the coding sequence ATGAAAAATACTTCTTATATAATTTTGGCACTCTGTCTATTTCTGGCTTCATGTAAAAATGAAGATTGGGAGTTTCCTGATTTTGATTATCAGACAGTCTACTTTGCCTACCAGTACCCCGTGAGAACACTTACGCTAGGGGATGATATATTCGATACCTCCATGGACAATGAAGGTAAATTCAAAATTGTAGCTACCACTGGAGGGGTGTATTCCTCACCTCAAGATGTGCATCTGGACGTGGTAGTGGATGAAAGTCTCACTGAAGGATTGATGTTTGACTCTGATGGCAATATGGTGGAGCCACTTCCATCAGAATATTATCAACTGACAGCTCAGACTATCACCATCCCGAAAGGTGAAGTGACAGGAGGAGTGGAGATCCAGCTTAACAGTGGGTTCTTCAATGATCCAAAGGCCATCAAAAACGCTTATGTTTTGCCCTTGAGAATCACTCAGATCAGCAATGCTGATTCCATTCTCTCAGGAGTGCCACAAGTAGAAAATCCACAACGGAACAATCCAAACAACTGGGCAGTGCAGCCCAAGGACTTTGTGCTATATGCACTGAAATATGTCAATCCTTACCATGGCAACTACCTCAGAAGAGGGCAGGATGTTATCAAGGGGACTGAAGGCAATACCAGTCTGGATCAGACAGTGACCAGACACATGGAATTTGTGGTGGATGATGAGGTGAATTCCTTGCATACCCGATCACTGAATGAGGTGGAGTTTCCGCTTTCTTTTCCCGGTGTAGACGGGGAAAATATCACAGCAGATTTGCTGTTGACCTTTGATGAGGACGGGAACTGTACTGTTTCTCCTTTAGGAAATGGATATACTGCTACAGGCACCGGTAAGTTTGTCTCCAAAGGAGAAAAGAACAGCTGGGGCAATCAGGACAGAGATGTACTTTACCTGGATTATCAAATCAACCTTCAGGAGATGCAAATCGAAACCATGGATACTCTAGTGGTCAGAGATCGCGGAGTAGGCTTCGAGACCTTCACCCCAGTGAATTCTAACAACTAA
- a CDS encoding endo-1,4-beta-xylanase, with the protein MMKQVYVKYLSVLAISIGFSSCVEYTETDDFQVEKPEEIAAQEALNAYGVLPSYVDTIAYPNFKLGGAIDMNQYNSRGVMYRLINSNFNEVTAGYGMKHGAIVQSNGSMDFSNVTATIEAAQAAGTSIFGHTLIWHANQNATYLNSLLEPLIVTSPPFNNDLDLSAPMGGSLAGWMTTGDVMIGAGEGMGEGTDAFVLTSGSGTEPESVQLTTPSIPVIPGKEYEVIVYVKSDVPGQGGITFEGLSDNAPAIDWMNTGVDSTAFGTSISWQEIRFRVSDFEGDSFKMNFNFGYMPSTSYSIDINNLYVYDVDGDPIISNLIADGDFENGTGWGGWGNGSSRGVTEDGMGFGGTGKAFYVTNPSITGGFWEVQTAYDLAEPVENGQEYKLSFWVKGDAEGIIRPELQSPNYSSNGFGQVSVTTEWKQVELSTLVTADDRQRFVISYGEFAGTVYLDNVVLSPAEATGGSTTLVPKTEDEKYSIVSGEFERWMEGMLSTSKDYIKAWDVVNEPMDDANPSEIKTGIGNPDIPSDHFYWQDYLGKDYAVRAFELAEQYGNPDDILFVNDYNLEYSLEKCQGLIDYVNYIESKGVTVDGIGTQMHISLDSDKDKIVSMFQMLAATGKLIKVSELDIRVNSSNPTPEALQLQREMYKFVADMYTEHIPAAQRYGITIWGVTDSPENANWLPGEKQGLWDINLNRKPAYAGFAEGLEGM; encoded by the coding sequence ATGATGAAACAAGTATATGTCAAATATTTAAGCGTTTTAGCTATTTCTATAGGATTCAGTTCCTGTGTGGAATACACGGAGACAGATGATTTTCAAGTAGAAAAACCCGAAGAAATAGCCGCTCAGGAAGCATTGAATGCCTACGGGGTCCTCCCTAGCTACGTTGATACCATTGCCTATCCGAACTTTAAGTTGGGAGGGGCAATAGACATGAACCAATACAACAGCAGGGGAGTAATGTACCGTCTGATCAATAGCAACTTCAATGAAGTTACAGCCGGATATGGCATGAAGCATGGAGCCATAGTACAGTCCAACGGAAGCATGGACTTCTCGAATGTAACCGCTACCATAGAAGCAGCGCAGGCTGCCGGAACTAGCATTTTTGGACATACTTTGATCTGGCATGCCAATCAAAATGCGACTTACCTCAATAGCCTACTTGAGCCGCTAATCGTGACCTCTCCGCCTTTTAATAATGATTTGGACTTATCCGCTCCTATGGGTGGATCCTTAGCGGGATGGATGACCACCGGTGATGTGATGATAGGAGCAGGCGAAGGAATGGGTGAGGGGACAGATGCTTTTGTGCTCACTTCCGGCTCGGGTACTGAGCCAGAAAGTGTACAATTGACTACTCCTTCTATTCCAGTGATTCCAGGCAAAGAATATGAAGTGATAGTCTATGTCAAGTCGGATGTTCCCGGACAGGGAGGGATTACTTTCGAAGGATTGAGCGATAACGCTCCAGCTATTGACTGGATGAATACAGGAGTAGATAGCACAGCTTTTGGAACCAGTATTTCTTGGCAGGAAATCAGGTTCCGAGTAAGTGATTTTGAAGGAGATTCCTTCAAGATGAACTTCAATTTTGGATACATGCCTTCCACCTCTTACAGCATTGATATCAATAACCTGTACGTCTATGATGTGGATGGAGATCCTATTATTAGTAACCTGATCGCCGATGGGGATTTCGAAAATGGTACCGGCTGGGGAGGCTGGGGCAATGGCTCTTCCCGTGGTGTGACTGAAGATGGGATGGGTTTTGGTGGTACTGGCAAAGCTTTCTACGTGACCAATCCATCTATAACTGGTGGCTTTTGGGAAGTGCAGACTGCATACGACTTGGCAGAACCTGTGGAGAACGGTCAGGAGTACAAGTTGTCATTCTGGGTGAAAGGGGATGCAGAGGGCATCATTAGACCAGAACTACAAAGTCCCAACTATTCTTCCAATGGATTTGGGCAGGTCAGCGTGACCACAGAATGGAAACAAGTAGAGTTAAGTACCCTGGTGACTGCCGATGACAGGCAGAGATTTGTGATTTCCTATGGGGAATTTGCAGGGACAGTTTATCTAGACAATGTAGTCCTCAGTCCAGCAGAAGCTACGGGCGGTTCCACTACCTTGGTGCCCAAAACAGAAGATGAGAAATATTCTATAGTCTCAGGCGAGTTTGAGCGCTGGATGGAAGGTATGCTTTCTACTTCTAAGGATTACATCAAAGCATGGGATGTGGTGAATGAGCCTATGGATGATGCCAACCCTTCAGAGATCAAAACCGGAATTGGCAATCCAGATATTCCATCAGATCATTTCTACTGGCAGGATTATTTAGGAAAAGACTATGCGGTTCGCGCATTTGAATTGGCAGAACAATATGGTAATCCGGATGATATCTTATTTGTCAATGATTATAACCTGGAATATAGCCTGGAAAAATGCCAAGGACTCATTGATTATGTCAATTACATAGAAAGTAAAGGCGTGACTGTGGATGGTATTGGTACCCAGATGCATATCAGCTTAGATTCGGATAAGGACAAGATCGTCTCTATGTTTCAAATGCTGGCCGCAACAGGCAAGTTGATTAAGGTTTCCGAACTGGATATCAGAGTGAATTCGAGCAATCCTACCCCTGAGGCGCTGCAGCTACAGCGGGAAATGTACAAATTCGTCGCGGATATGTACACCGAACATATTCCTGCTGCCCAACGCTATGGTATTACCATTTGGGGAGTTACTGACAGTCCTGAAAATGCCAATTGGCTTCCGGGTGAGAAGCAGGGACTTTGGGATATCAACCTCAACCGTAAACCTGCTTATGCTGGTTTTGCGGAAGGACTTGAAGGCATGTAA
- a CDS encoding DUF4870 domain-containing protein — MKHDLEDLVQLDELLKKGVISQDEFEKAKKKILGSGSFGVGNNLLGLNENTYCFLIHIAMLLGFVHVILGLIVPVVLWSLNREQNRTIDMHGKNVINWILSLMIYMGICLIMVFPLSNLMNISYNFSIDISALPSLFSGFLPISILMFLNLVFILIASLKASVGKFWRYPLAIRFFKLSQ, encoded by the coding sequence ATGAAGCATGATCTGGAAGACCTAGTGCAGTTAGATGAGCTGTTGAAAAAAGGTGTAATCTCCCAAGATGAATTTGAAAAAGCGAAGAAAAAAATATTAGGCAGTGGGAGCTTTGGGGTAGGCAATAACTTACTCGGTTTGAATGAGAACACCTATTGCTTTTTGATCCATATAGCTATGCTTTTAGGATTTGTTCATGTGATTTTGGGACTGATTGTACCGGTAGTGCTTTGGTCACTTAACAGAGAGCAAAATAGGACCATAGATATGCATGGAAAAAATGTAATCAATTGGATTTTGAGCCTGATGATTTATATGGGTATTTGCCTAATTATGGTTTTTCCGCTAAGCAATTTGATGAATATTTCATACAATTTTTCTATTGATATTAGCGCTTTACCTAGCTTGTTTTCAGGTTTTTTGCCTATTTCTATTCTTATGTTTTTAAACCTGGTTTTCATATTAATAGCCAGTCTGAAAGCCAGCGTAGGAAAATTTTGGAGGTATCCTCTGGCTATTCGTTTTTTTAAACTTTCACAGTAA
- a CDS encoding alpha/beta hydrolase-fold protein: MNKHSLILIFLWVCSSSLCFSQSSSSEIKEDFKPSTKNQPGKEYPQVNSQGYARFRVEAPQAQSVNVSLGLGGRGGTDLTKNADGVWTGTTAGPMDEGFHYYHLTIDGGVFNDPGAKNYYGSTRWESGIEIPAHDQDFYALKAVPHGNVQQILFPSPSTGTSRRAFVYTPPGYSQETSKRYPVLYLQHGWGEDETAWSNQGHANLIMDNLIAAGKVEPFLIVMTYGMTNEVKFGGLRDFKIEPFQTVLVDELIPYVDANFRTLADREHRAMGGLSMGGMETHSITLNKPEVFSRYALLSGGIYTADELKDSEKPALIFISAGSKENPDRVRSAVTALQDAGYHAVSYVSEGTAHEFQTWRRSLHELAPILFQTK, translated from the coding sequence ATGAACAAACATTCTCTTATTCTTATTTTCCTCTGGGTATGTAGCAGTTCACTCTGCTTTTCGCAATCCAGCTCTTCTGAAATCAAGGAGGATTTCAAACCTTCCACTAAAAACCAACCGGGTAAAGAATACCCACAAGTGAATTCGCAGGGCTATGCCAGGTTCCGAGTAGAGGCACCGCAGGCTCAAAGTGTGAATGTGAGCCTGGGACTGGGCGGAAGAGGTGGAACAGACTTGACCAAAAATGCGGATGGTGTATGGACTGGCACCACGGCAGGGCCGATGGACGAAGGATTTCATTATTATCACCTGACTATTGATGGAGGAGTGTTTAACGATCCCGGGGCAAAGAATTACTATGGTTCTACCCGCTGGGAAAGTGGGATAGAGATTCCTGCCCATGATCAGGATTTCTACGCATTGAAGGCTGTGCCTCATGGCAATGTGCAGCAAATTCTATTTCCTTCACCGAGCACCGGTACCTCCAGGAGAGCTTTTGTATATACTCCTCCCGGGTATAGTCAGGAGACTTCCAAGCGCTACCCGGTTCTCTACCTTCAGCATGGCTGGGGAGAGGATGAGACCGCATGGAGCAATCAGGGACATGCAAATTTGATCATGGACAACTTAATAGCAGCAGGAAAAGTGGAGCCTTTTCTGATCGTGATGACTTACGGCATGACCAACGAAGTCAAATTTGGAGGCCTGAGAGATTTTAAAATTGAGCCTTTTCAGACGGTTTTGGTTGATGAGCTGATTCCCTATGTAGATGCTAATTTTAGAACTCTGGCAGACCGGGAGCACCGGGCCATGGGCGGGCTCTCTATGGGAGGGATGGAGACCCATTCTATTACCCTGAACAAACCGGAGGTGTTTTCCAGATATGCATTACTGAGTGGAGGTATCTATACAGCAGATGAACTGAAAGATTCGGAAAAGCCTGCGTTGATTTTTATCAGTGCTGGGAGTAAAGAAAACCCAGATCGGGTAAGAAGTGCGGTGACTGCACTTCAGGATGCTGGCTACCATGCAGTGTCTTATGTGTCGGAGGGCACCGCCCATGAGTTTCAGACCTGGAGAAGAAGCCTTCATGAGCTTGCGCCTATTTTGTTTCAAACCAAGTAG